The sequence TCTTTATCAGCAGGAATCGCCGGCAACCGAGTATAATACAATAATACGAAACCATTGGAACTGACCTGAGGAGGGTGAACAATCATGAGTTTTTGCTGTGGAGCGAGTATGGTAGGTACCAAGGGGACGCTTAAGCATTATCGCACGCAAGTCCATAATGTTCCCCTGCTTTTTTGCCCGGTATGTCACCGGGTCGAGGTTCATTACAAGGTCGAGAATGAGTATGAAATCTTGGCGGAATACGCGCATGGCGACGGCGTTACCGATGTGGATTTCCAGGATTATGTGATGGAAGATGAAGAGTCGATTTTTGAAAATGTCGTCAATATGGAAAGTGAAGACGCTATGGCCATTATCCGCAGCCAGATTGATATGGCGCTTGATCTGCTGGCCGTGTCCAAACAGATTGGTGATGTCAAGTGGGAGCGGGAGCTAAAGAAGAGGCTCGCCGTCATGAGTCAGCGCCGTCATCGTCTTCAGCAAAAAGCGTAAAGGTATGGCGTGGATTATTACTTCTCTTGAAAAATCTCCGCAATTGCGACGACACTGAAAAAGGCCGTGAATTTCTACTTCATGTAGAGATCCATGGCCTTTTTGATTTGGAAAGTAAAAAAGCTCGCGGATGCTTTGGAGAAAAGGAAAACCGCCGTAAACGGCCGTAAATCGCGGTTTCTCAGTTTGGTTGAAGCGAATTCCGGTGTTCTCGCAATTGCGAGGACCCTTTTTCATGAAGAATAGCTATTTGCTTAGGCCTTCGAGACGGCACTAAAGTATTATTTTATGAATTTTTTGACATTCGACAGTATCTCTGATTGCTTTGAGCACTTTTCTTGGATATGATTGGAATATAGTTAAAAACGCTTGGATGACTGAATCAAACGAAGATGATCGTAGAATGTACTAGCGGTTCCATAGCATACACTTATATAACAGCCTAATTTGATGTCGCAGAACTGCTTCGTCAATTAGTCGTTCTGCTCCGTCAATTTCAGTTGAAGGGGGAACTTCACATCGTGCTACATGAAATTCACGAAAGTCGGCTTCTGTCGCCGCGATCGTTCCAAGCCGGGCTTCTGGACAGTACATATGAAAATGTTCTGGAGCATATTGATTGTGGAGTCATGCTTTTTGATGAAGAAGGAGTTCTAACCTTTGTAAATGCGCGGGCGTACGGAATGCTTGAGCTTCAGCGCTATACGCTGGCAGGATGTACTGTAGTCGATTTGCTGACACATCTTTCTTTGAGCCGGATCAAGAAGAGACAACTGCTGCATATCTATCGGGAGACGGTTTACAAAGGAAAGACGATGTATGAGTTTATGGACGAATATGGTCGCTATTGGGAAGTAAACGCTTCCTTTGGCGGAGATATGAACGGCAGCTACTTATTTACTTTTAAGGAAATTTCCGATTATAAAAAGATAGAACAAACCGCTTACCAAAATGACAATCTGGCTATGTTAGGCAAATTATCTGCCTCCATTGCCCATGAAATCCGGAATCCTTTGACAGCCATTCGCGGATTCATCCAGCTGCTTCGCCCGCATCTGCAGGGACTTGGGAAGGAAGAATATGCTAAGATCATCTTGGCGGAGATCGACCGTGCCAATGATATTATTCATGAATTTCTCTCCTCGTCCAAGCCTTCCTCTCCTCAAGCCGGAATCATTTCCGTTTCCGCCCTGATGAAAGAAGTCATACTGCTGACAGAAAGCGAAGTCTTGATGAAGGGCTGCCAGATCGTTCTTAATGCTTTAGCCAGCGATTTGTATATTTCCGTAGATGTGAAGCAGATTAAGCAGGTCCTGATCAATATGATAAGAAACGCCCTGGAGGCTGTCTCCGACCGCTTGGACGATATCACAGGGAGGATTGAGCTTGGGGCGTATAGAGAAGGCGGAGAGGTACGGATCATCGTCTCTGACAACGGTAAAGGCATGGATGTGTGCACCATGAGCCATCTGTTCAACCAGTTCTTCACCACCAAGGAGAATGGCACGGGGCTGGGCCTTTCCGTGAGTGACCGGATCATTAAAAACCATGGGGGACGCATTTCCGTCAGCAGCCGGATTAATGAGGGGACCAGTTTTGTGATATCGCTTCCGCTGACTCCGGGGCTTACCGCATAACCTAAAAGCAGGGACAGAATTGCTCCTCGTACCCCCTCTCCCCTCAGAAATCAGCACAATAACAGGAAATTGTAAGCATACAAAGAGACCGGCAAGATGATCCCTTGGCCGGTCCCTTTGTATGCTTTTCTTTAACTACAATCCGACTTGATTACTTTGGTGCAGTCCGGATGGCGAGGGCGTTTCCGGGGTGCTGCAGCAGGCTTGTGAGAAGTCATTGGACGCGCCCGGACAGCTTTTTCCTTTGTCACATCCGGCACAAGCGCCCTTTTTCCCTTTTTGCACAT is a genomic window of Paenibacillus durus ATCC 35681 containing:
- a CDS encoding ATP-binding protein, whose product is MLHEIHESRLLSPRSFQAGLLDSTYENVLEHIDCGVMLFDEEGVLTFVNARAYGMLELQRYTLAGCTVVDLLTHLSLSRIKKRQLLHIYRETVYKGKTMYEFMDEYGRYWEVNASFGGDMNGSYLFTFKEISDYKKIEQTAYQNDNLAMLGKLSASIAHEIRNPLTAIRGFIQLLRPHLQGLGKEEYAKIILAEIDRANDIIHEFLSSSKPSSPQAGIISVSALMKEVILLTESEVLMKGCQIVLNALASDLYISVDVKQIKQVLINMIRNALEAVSDRLDDITGRIELGAYREGGEVRIIVSDNGKGMDVCTMSHLFNQFFTTKENGTGLGLSVSDRIIKNHGGRISVSSRINEGTSFVISLPLTPGLTA
- a CDS encoding FeoB-associated Cys-rich membrane protein, with translation MSILINTLIVAAIFGYSGWILYRHVQKGKKGACAGCDKGKSCPGASNDFSQACCSTPETPSPSGLHQSNQVGL